The genomic DNA TTATCCTGGCCCTGCTTCTAGTTACAATAGGTATTACAAGTACTGTGTTTGTAGTAGTGGTTACTGCTATCGGATATTTTTTAGGCGGTCCTGAACTTAATAAGAAATTTACAAAAATTAAAAAAATATTATCAGAAGATTCAAAGGAAGAAAATAATTAAGAGAGGAAACAAATGAGTAGAAGAAAAGCAAGAGAAGAACTTTTTAAACTAGTATTTGAAAGTGAATTAAAAAATGAAAATACTAAAGAAGTATTTGACAGTTATTTAGCAAGAGACAAGGAAGCTATTGATGATATTCCTGAACTAAAAGAAGAAATTATTGAAGTTCAAGAGTTAGATGCTGATGCTGAAATAGATGCTCTTGAAGAAAAAACTGAAGAAGTAAAATTAATCGCTCTAGACGATAGAGATATGAAATTCCTTGAAAAATACATGACAGGAATTACTGACCACAATAATGAAATTATGGAAACTATTAACAATAGTATCGTTGGTTGGACTTTTGAAAGAATTGGAGCAGTTGAAAAAAGTTTATTGAAATCAACTGTATATGAACTTATGTTTGAAACAACTCCTTATGAAATAGCTATTAATGAGGCTATAGAACTTGCAAAAGTATATGGTGATGAAAAAACAGCTGAATTCGTAAATGGTGTTCTTGCAAAAGTTATAAAAAATATTAAGAAATAAAAAAACTACTCAGTATTTTATACTGGGTAGTTTTTTATTAAAGTTTCGGAAACTCTTTTGATTCCTTTATATAGTCTATTAAATTTTCCATTTTTACTTTTGGATGATTAGCAGAAACAGCAACAATTGTCCCTTCTACAAGTGGAGCATCTACAATTTCCACTCGTATTCTATTACCTATACTTTCTTGTGCTTTTCTTGCATTGATAACTGAACTTCCAAGATCACATAAAATAACTACCCCATCACCCTGATTTGCAGCTTCTATTGCTTGTTCAATAATCTTAGGACAGGTTCCAAAACATTCTCCTATGCCTATTCCGCCACCATTTATAAGTTTAAAATTATCTTTTTTCAAATCTTTACAAAAACGTATAACTTCTTCTGACAATTTTGGATTATGTGCTACTACTACTATTCCTACCATCTGCTCACCAACTTTTATTATATTCTAATAATTATATATCTTTTTTTTGCGAAACTGTCAAGAATTGATTATATTTTTTTATATAAGTACACTGTACTTCATTTTTTATTCTTTTTTATTTACAAAGACCACATATTTTCTTTGTAGCTTTCCTTATTAGCTCTTAAAAGCAATTTTATAGTAATATCTGTAACTAATCTAGAGTAAGCATATAAATATTATTACAACAACAAATAAAAGCTTTAAAAAATTTACAAAAAATAAAAAAAGAGAGAAGAATCTCTCAACCAAATAATATGGCGCGCCCGAGAGGAATCGAACCCCTAACCTTCTGATCCGTAGTCAGACGCTCTATCCAATTGAGCTACGAACGCGTACAAGGCTATTATATAGATTTTCTACAAAAAAATCAAGTCTTTTATTTTTATCTTCCTATTTTCACTACTAATTCAAACAAAAAATAACCATCAAACTAAATAGTTCAATGGTTATTTCATAAAGTTATACTTCTTTTATTTCTACATCTTTATAATCTAATACTTTTTTAGTTTTTGGGTTATAATATCTAAGTTCTACTTCATCTCCCGTATTTTTATCTACAATTTTTTTAAAGCAAACTTCTAAATGCTCATGTCCCCAAAGTATTATAGCATTAAAAACCTCTCTTAAACCTTTTCCCTTATCAGTTATACTATAGCAATATCTAAGCGGTCTTTCTTGATAAACTTCAGCTTTTATAATTCCATTTTCTTCTAATTCTTTTAATCTACTAGATAAAAGATTAGTAGCTATTCCAGTTAATTTTTCTTCAAGCTCTTTATAAGTTTTCTTTCCTAAAAATATTTCATGAACTATAAGTAATGTCCATCTATCTCCAATTATATTTAGTGTTTGGGCAATATTACATGGTATCTCATATTTTTTTTTCATAATTATTTAATACCGTTGCCAAAAATCTATAAAAATATATAAATTTGTTTACTTCCTTCTTCATAGAATCCGATTTTGCCATAGCTACTTTCGTTTGATATGATTCTCCAAAGGCTTAAATTCGGATACAACGTGTCCTACATATTAGCATTTTCTTGTAATTATGCTAATTTATACATAGATAAATTTAATGCCGCATTATAGTCTCTATCAATCACAGCTCCACAATGTGGGCATCTATAAACTCTATCTTTTAATTTTAAATCTTTTTTTATAGAACCGCACTGACTACAAGTTTTTGATGAAGGATAAAATCTATCCACTACAACTAATTTAATTCCATATAACTCTGTTTTATATGTCAGATACTGTCTAAATTTATAAAAGCATTGTTTTCTTACTGAATCAGATAAATGTTTATTTTTCATCATTCCAGAAACATTCAAATCTTCTATTACAATTCTGTATGGTTTGGTTTTCACTATACTTGTTGTAACCTGATGAAGATAATTATTTCTAATATTAGCTAATTTTCTATGTATTAGTTTTGTTGTATTCTCTAATTTTTCTATATTTTTAGTTTTAATAAATTGACAACGTACACCTCCTTCTTTTTTTATTTTATTCATCTCATATTTTCTACTAATTTGTCTTTGTTTCTGTTTTAATCTTTTTTCTAATTTTCTAACTTTTATAGTTTTATTAATATTTTTAAAAACTTTTCCATCTGAACAAATAGCTAAATCTTTAAGTCCCAAATCTATTCCTAAAGAGATATCCGTTAAATTTTCCTGTTTTTTATTAACTTCTATTCCAACAGATATATACCAATACTTGTTATCATAAGTAATTCTAGGATTACTATATTTAATATCGCTTGGTATTTGTTCATTTATTTTTATCCAACCTACTTTTTCAATTAATGCTTTTTTATCTTTAATTTTTAACTTAATAGGATCATTGTAAAAACTAGGTTTGCTTTTCTTTTTACTTTTAAATTTTGGTTTATTTGCTAACCCTTTAAAAAATCTTTTATACGAGTTACAAGCGTCTTTTACTGCCTGTTTAGTTACATTATTTGATACTTCTTTTAACCAAGTAAGTTCAGTTTTTTTTAGTTGAGTTAATTCTTTTCTAATAATTCCATCAGGGATAAATTTACCACCATTTCTATGATTTTCTTCCTGTTTTGCAAGAGTATAATTATAGATAAACCTCGCAGTGCCAACAGATTGCCACAATTTTTGCTCTTGTTCTTTCGTTGGATAAAGTCTAACTTTTTTTGTTAGTATCATTTTCCATTAACTCCTCAATCATTTTTTATTAATTTTAGTTTTAATCTTTAATCCTAAAAAATTATTAAGTTGTTCTTGTGAGTAATATCTCATATCATCACCTCAATAGAAGTATATCATAATCTTTTAAATTATTATATTTTTTATATAAAATTATATATTTTTTACAACAGTTCTAACCCTCCAAATAGATCATTTAATATTTCTGTTACAGTTGGATGTGTATATATTCCATCTCTTAATACTTGATAAT from Fusobacterium hominis includes the following:
- a CDS encoding DUF2273 domain-containing protein, which translates into the protein MLEEIIANLVYNRKRYLYSFLAFILALLLVTIGITSTVFVVVVTAIGYFLGGPELNKKFTKIKKILSEDSKEENN
- the nusB gene encoding transcription antitermination factor NusB, which gives rise to MSRRKAREELFKLVFESELKNENTKEVFDSYLARDKEAIDDIPELKEEIIEVQELDADAEIDALEEKTEEVKLIALDDRDMKFLEKYMTGITDHNNEIMETINNSIVGWTFERIGAVEKSLLKSTVYELMFETTPYEIAINEAIELAKVYGDEKTAEFVNGVLAKVIKNIKK
- a CDS encoding PTS-dependent dihydroxyacetone kinase phosphotransferase subunit DhaM; translated protein: MVGIVVVAHNPKLSEEVIRFCKDLKKDNFKLINGGGIGIGECFGTCPKIIEQAIEAANQGDGVVILCDLGSSVINARKAQESIGNRIRVEIVDAPLVEGTIVAVSANHPKVKMENLIDYIKESKEFPKL
- a CDS encoding winged helix-turn-helix transcriptional regulator; its protein translation is MKKKYEIPCNIAQTLNIIGDRWTLLIVHEIFLGKKTYKELEEKLTGIATNLLSSRLKELEENGIIKAEVYQERPLRYCYSITDKGKGLREVFNAIILWGHEHLEVCFKKIVDKNTGDEVELRYYNPKTKKVLDYKDVEIKEV
- a CDS encoding RNA-guided endonuclease InsQ/TnpB family protein, encoding MILTKKVRLYPTKEQEQKLWQSVGTARFIYNYTLAKQEENHRNGGKFIPDGIIRKELTQLKKTELTWLKEVSNNVTKQAVKDACNSYKRFFKGLANKPKFKSKKKSKPSFYNDPIKLKIKDKKALIEKVGWIKINEQIPSDIKYSNPRITYDNKYWYISVGIEVNKKQENLTDISLGIDLGLKDLAICSDGKVFKNINKTIKVRKLEKRLKQKQRQISRKYEMNKIKKEGGVRCQFIKTKNIEKLENTTKLIHRKLANIRNNYLHQVTTSIVKTKPYRIVIEDLNVSGMMKNKHLSDSVRKQCFYKFRQYLTYKTELYGIKLVVVDRFYPSSKTCSQCGSIKKDLKLKDRVYRCPHCGAVIDRDYNAALNLSMYKLA